The Humulus lupulus chromosome 4, drHumLupu1.1, whole genome shotgun sequence genome has a window encoding:
- the LOC133832253 gene encoding uncharacterized protein LOC133832253 — protein MDTSASHSFIADSFVEKIDRILEPMSNVCGVSLPSGEDLLIRSWARVVPVWVVCRELTVDLLVLDLHECDIIFGMYWLTKYGVIVNWKQRRVVFNSAGEEPFQGTTKEKKYAMISTMKARKMLDDGCIGYLASIVDKDKETELQLANIPIVCKFPEVFPEDLLGIPPDREVVFEIEFIPKTTPISKALYQMAPAELEKLQTQLQELLDKKFIRPSHTPWGALVLFVKKKDGSM, from the coding sequence ATGGATACTAGTGCATCTCATTCTTTTATAGCTGATTCATTTGTtgagaaaatagatagaataCTTGAGCCAATGTCTAATGTATGTGGGGTATCCTTACCTTCGGGAGAGGACTTGCTGATACGGTCATGGGCTAGAGTTGTACCAGTCTGGGTAGTATGTCGCGAACTCACAGTCGATCTGTTAGTTTTAGATCTACACGAGTGCGACATCATATTTGGGATGTACTGGTTGACCAAGTATGGGGTCATTGTGAATTGGAAACAAAGGAGAGTAGTCTTCAACTCGGCAGGAGAGGAACCCTTTCAAGGCACAACCAAAGAAAAGAAATACGCCATGATCTCCACAATGAAGGCAAGAAAAATGTTGGATGATGGTTGTATCGGGTATTTGGCTAGCATTGTGGACAAGGACAAGGAGACAGAGCTACAACTGGCCAACATACCAATAGTATGTAAATTTCCTGAGGTGTTTCCCGAGGACCTTCTTGGGATACCACCCGACCGAGAAGTCGTATTCGAGATAGAGTTTATTCCAAAAACAACGCCAATTTCAAAAGCTCTGTATCAGATGGCACCTGCAGAACTCGAGAAGCTACAGACACAACTTCAAGAGTTGTTGGATAAGAagttcatcagaccaagccatacTCCGTGGGGAGCCTTGGtcttatttgtgaaaaagaaggatggatccATGTGA